One genomic segment of Myxocyprinus asiaticus isolate MX2 ecotype Aquarium Trade chromosome 14, UBuf_Myxa_2, whole genome shotgun sequence includes these proteins:
- the LOC127451337 gene encoding coiled-coil domain-containing protein 97-like isoform X1 produces the protein MWGEIEPCSKPNEGQTTFRSGTGARCHDSPKIKQNTVMWGEIEPCIKPVTSAKCDEPTPEDRCPAKTHVKEGQSTYNSGSGTGVGCPVSPNLKGELSSSLAVAMIEIIAASGSPVKSQQLGEPELTVEEKMEVLMEQYISKPLVFLERYQAHLKPEYIEAFSHLSCDCRAQYYCKEIQRRASGTANRTRIRNNRYAALRALQKEGQYFSEEQMRVRDPLLYEQYIGQYLSEEEIFQRSEEAMRNGPGGLANLLINSYQERLIQNRLEEEQEREQCAMEESEEEDFDEPRQAEWEPNAEEKAMLREEFLTQMHQRFLDGKDDFNYSEVDENPDYVNLDIVSHDAEERYFDEDEEEEEEEEDMMQ, from the exons CAGAATACAGTAATGTGGGGAGAAATCGAGCCATGCATAAAACCTGTAACGTCTGCCAAATGCGATGAACCTACACCTGAAGATAGATGTCCTGCTAAGACTCATGTTAAAGAGGGTCAATCCACCTACAACTCTGGATCTGGGACAGGTGTAGGTTGCCCAGTCTCTCCGAACCTAAAG GGTGAATTATCCAGCAGTCTAGCAGTAGCCATGATAGAGATTATAGCAGCCAGTGGGAGTCCAGTGAAAAGCCAACAGCTGGGAGAACCAGAGTTGACTGTAGAGGAGAAGATGGAGGTCCTTATGGAACAGTACATATCCAAGCCCTTAGTCTTTTTAGAGCGTTATCAGGCCCATCTGAAACCAGAGTACATAGAGGCTTTCTCTCACCTGAGTTGTGACTGCAGGGCTCAGTATTACTGCAAGGAAATTCAGAGGCGGGCATCCGGCACAGCCAACCGGACAAGGATCCGTAACAATCGTTACGCAGCTCTTCGTGCCCTTCAGAAGG AGGGCCAGTACTTCAGCGAGGAACAGATGCGTGTGCGAGATCCTCTGCTGTACGAGCAGTACATAGGTCAGTACCTCAGTGAAGAGGAGATCTTTCAGCGCTCTGAGGAGGCAATGAGGAACGGCCCAGGGGGACTTGCTAACCTGCTTATCAACTCCTACCAAGAGAGACTGATCCAGAACCGTCTGGAGGAGGAGCAGGAGAGAGAGCAGTGTGCAATGGAGGAGTCTGAGGAGGAAG ACTTTGATGAGCCCAGACAGGCAGAGTGGGAGCCAAATGCAGAAGAGAAAGCCATGCTGAGGGAAGAATTCCTGACTCAAATGCATCAGCGATTCCTGGATGGAAAGGATGACTTTAACTACAG TGAAGTGGATGAGAACCCAGATTATGTTAACCTTGATATTGTAAGCCATGATGCAGAGGAGCgttactttgatgaagatgaggaggaggaagaagaagaagaggataTGATGCAGTAG
- the LOC127451337 gene encoding coiled-coil domain-containing protein 97-like isoform X2, producing MWGEIEPCSKPNEGQTTFRSGTGARCHDSPKIKNTVMWGEIEPCIKPVTSAKCDEPTPEDRCPAKTHVKEGQSTYNSGSGTGVGCPVSPNLKGELSSSLAVAMIEIIAASGSPVKSQQLGEPELTVEEKMEVLMEQYISKPLVFLERYQAHLKPEYIEAFSHLSCDCRAQYYCKEIQRRASGTANRTRIRNNRYAALRALQKEGQYFSEEQMRVRDPLLYEQYIGQYLSEEEIFQRSEEAMRNGPGGLANLLINSYQERLIQNRLEEEQEREQCAMEESEEEDFDEPRQAEWEPNAEEKAMLREEFLTQMHQRFLDGKDDFNYSEVDENPDYVNLDIVSHDAEERYFDEDEEEEEEEEDMMQ from the exons AATACAGTAATGTGGGGAGAAATCGAGCCATGCATAAAACCTGTAACGTCTGCCAAATGCGATGAACCTACACCTGAAGATAGATGTCCTGCTAAGACTCATGTTAAAGAGGGTCAATCCACCTACAACTCTGGATCTGGGACAGGTGTAGGTTGCCCAGTCTCTCCGAACCTAAAG GGTGAATTATCCAGCAGTCTAGCAGTAGCCATGATAGAGATTATAGCAGCCAGTGGGAGTCCAGTGAAAAGCCAACAGCTGGGAGAACCAGAGTTGACTGTAGAGGAGAAGATGGAGGTCCTTATGGAACAGTACATATCCAAGCCCTTAGTCTTTTTAGAGCGTTATCAGGCCCATCTGAAACCAGAGTACATAGAGGCTTTCTCTCACCTGAGTTGTGACTGCAGGGCTCAGTATTACTGCAAGGAAATTCAGAGGCGGGCATCCGGCACAGCCAACCGGACAAGGATCCGTAACAATCGTTACGCAGCTCTTCGTGCCCTTCAGAAGG AGGGCCAGTACTTCAGCGAGGAACAGATGCGTGTGCGAGATCCTCTGCTGTACGAGCAGTACATAGGTCAGTACCTCAGTGAAGAGGAGATCTTTCAGCGCTCTGAGGAGGCAATGAGGAACGGCCCAGGGGGACTTGCTAACCTGCTTATCAACTCCTACCAAGAGAGACTGATCCAGAACCGTCTGGAGGAGGAGCAGGAGAGAGAGCAGTGTGCAATGGAGGAGTCTGAGGAGGAAG ACTTTGATGAGCCCAGACAGGCAGAGTGGGAGCCAAATGCAGAAGAGAAAGCCATGCTGAGGGAAGAATTCCTGACTCAAATGCATCAGCGATTCCTGGATGGAAAGGATGACTTTAACTACAG TGAAGTGGATGAGAACCCAGATTATGTTAACCTTGATATTGTAAGCCATGATGCAGAGGAGCgttactttgatgaagatgaggaggaggaagaagaagaagaggataTGATGCAGTAG